The Streptomyces spororaveus genome includes a region encoding these proteins:
- a CDS encoding alpha/beta fold hydrolase → MTVRNRNHVRVSGLRGGPVVMLAHGFGCDQNMWRLVLPALEREFTVVLFDHVGAGRSDLSAWSRERYSGLDGYVEDVLEICRELDLGPVTFVGHSVSAMMGVLAAGRHPGYFDGLVLLAPSPCFIDDPAAGYRGGFTAEDIEELLQSLDANYLGWSGAMAPVIMGNPDRPELGEELTKSFCATDPDIQRVFARVTFLTDSRTDLDRVTVPTLVAQCSSDAIAPPEVGPYVQDRIKGSRLVTLNATGHCPQLSAPEETAEAIAAFTRALS, encoded by the coding sequence ATGACCGTGCGGAACAGGAATCATGTGCGGGTGTCCGGCCTGCGGGGCGGCCCCGTGGTGATGCTCGCGCACGGGTTCGGGTGCGACCAGAACATGTGGCGCCTGGTGCTGCCCGCGCTGGAGCGCGAGTTCACGGTCGTGCTCTTCGACCACGTGGGTGCGGGCCGGTCGGACCTGTCGGCGTGGAGCAGGGAGCGGTACTCCGGCCTGGACGGCTACGTCGAGGACGTGCTGGAGATCTGCCGCGAGCTGGACCTGGGGCCGGTGACCTTCGTGGGGCACTCGGTGAGCGCGATGATGGGCGTACTGGCCGCGGGACGCCACCCCGGGTACTTCGACGGGCTGGTCCTGCTCGCGCCCTCCCCGTGCTTCATCGACGACCCGGCCGCAGGCTACCGGGGCGGGTTCACCGCCGAGGACATCGAGGAACTGCTCCAGTCCCTGGACGCGAACTACCTCGGCTGGTCGGGGGCCATGGCTCCGGTCATCATGGGCAACCCGGACCGTCCCGAGCTGGGCGAGGAGCTGACGAAGAGCTTCTGCGCCACCGATCCGGACATCCAACGCGTCTTCGCCCGCGTCACGTTCCTGACCGACAGCCGGACCGACCTGGACCGGGTGACGGTGCCCACCCTGGTCGCCCAGTGCTCCAGCGACGCCATCGCCCCGCCGGAGGTCGGTCCCTACGTCCAGGACCGGATCAAGGGCAGCCGGCTGGTCACCCTGAACGCGACCGGGCACTGTCCCCAGCTCAGCGCCCCCGAGGAGACCGCGGAAGCGATCGCCGCGTTCACACGGGCCTTGTCCTGA
- a CDS encoding dihydrofolate reductase family protein has product MRKLTYYVGTTLDGFIAGPDGQFDFFPFEGDFAAALRAEYPETVPAHGRGPLDLDGVPNKRFDTVLMGRATYEPGLAVGVTSPYPHLKQYVFSRTLARPDPAVEVVATDPVAFVRGLKKQDGEGIWLCGGANLAGQLLEEIDELIIKRHPVVIGSGTPLFDAPFRPDSFRLTDSRVFNTGATITTYTKETDIPVLIRPTGEADLDRVTAVTVDEPVGWIPADRYLEELKEGMYRPEWTWIAEQDGRVVARALWWGRATSEHPVALDCLYVDPSVADRSALGARLISAGLRAFAEQGAPKLPLYNLTLPNGWREDPATVAAADWRRDAALAAGLTDVVERLRLEWTPDAGLPASSGRLTFTEGTDEEFLDVFRRIAVGSLDGETRRNLALMGPEATAQEEVDFYLGCPGERSWWRLARTPDGEVAGLALPSATPYSRNVGYLGVVPELRGQGYVDDVLAEITRVQVEAGAELITATTDTDNAPMAAAFARAGYRTAQTRLIWSAPEQGPAS; this is encoded by the coding sequence GTGCGCAAGCTCACCTACTACGTCGGCACCACCCTCGACGGATTCATCGCGGGCCCCGACGGTCAGTTCGACTTCTTCCCCTTCGAGGGCGATTTCGCCGCCGCACTGCGGGCGGAGTACCCCGAGACGGTCCCGGCCCACGGTCGGGGGCCGCTGGACCTCGACGGGGTCCCCAACAAGCGTTTCGACACGGTGCTGATGGGCCGTGCCACCTACGAGCCCGGTCTCGCGGTCGGGGTGACCAGCCCCTACCCCCACCTGAAGCAGTACGTCTTCTCCCGCACCCTCGCCCGGCCCGACCCGGCCGTGGAGGTCGTCGCCACCGACCCGGTGGCGTTCGTCCGCGGCCTCAAGAAGCAGGACGGGGAGGGCATCTGGCTGTGCGGCGGGGCGAACCTGGCCGGGCAACTGCTGGAGGAGATCGATGAGTTGATCATCAAGCGCCACCCGGTCGTCATCGGCTCCGGCACACCGCTCTTCGACGCGCCGTTCCGTCCGGACAGCTTCAGGCTGACCGACTCCCGGGTCTTCAACACCGGCGCCACCATCACCACCTACACCAAGGAGACCGACATCCCGGTACTGATCCGCCCCACCGGCGAAGCCGACCTCGACCGTGTCACCGCCGTGACGGTCGACGAACCGGTCGGCTGGATCCCCGCCGACCGGTACCTGGAGGAACTCAAGGAGGGCATGTACCGCCCGGAGTGGACCTGGATCGCCGAGCAGGACGGCCGGGTGGTCGCCCGGGCCCTGTGGTGGGGCCGGGCCACCAGCGAGCACCCGGTCGCGCTGGACTGCCTGTACGTCGACCCCTCGGTCGCCGACCGCTCGGCCCTCGGAGCCAGGCTGATCAGCGCGGGCCTGCGCGCCTTCGCCGAGCAGGGCGCGCCCAAGCTCCCGCTCTACAACCTGACCCTGCCGAACGGCTGGCGCGAGGACCCCGCCACGGTCGCGGCCGCCGACTGGCGGCGGGACGCCGCGCTGGCGGCCGGGCTCACCGACGTGGTGGAACGACTGCGTCTGGAATGGACCCCCGATGCCGGGCTGCCCGCCTCCAGCGGGCGGCTGACCTTCACCGAGGGCACCGACGAGGAGTTCCTGGACGTCTTCCGGCGGATCGCGGTGGGCAGCCTGGACGGCGAGACCCGCCGCAATCTCGCGCTGATGGGGCCCGAGGCCACCGCGCAGGAAGAGGTGGACTTCTACCTCGGCTGCCCCGGCGAGCGCTCCTGGTGGCGCCTCGCCCGTACCCCGGACGGCGAGGTCGCCGGGCTGGCCCTGCCCTCCGCCACGCCGTACAGCCGCAACGTCGGCTACCTGGGCGTCGTGCCCGAGCTGCGCGGACAGGGATACGTGGACGACGTACTCGCCGAGATCACCCGGGTTCAGGTGGAGGCGGGGGCCGAACTGATCACCGCCACCACCGACACCGACAACGCGCCGATGGCCGCGGCGTTCGCCCGCGCGGGCTACCGGACCGCGCAGACCCGGCTGATCTGGTCGGCGCCGGAGCAGGGTCCCGCCTCATGA
- a CDS encoding L-threonylcarbamoyladenylate synthase, translated as MTRVTATDSDIEKAVGVLRAGGLVALPTETVYGLGADAENPAAVARIFRVKGRPPSHPLIVHIADAAQLDDWVQEVPPAARLLAERFWPGPLTLVLRRGPRVPLEATGGLETVAVRVPDHPVALALLTAFGGGVTAPSANRFGSVSPTTADHVRTELGEGVDFVLDGGPCEVGVESTIVDTTGDVPAILRPGGVAREDLEAVWGRPFAAPGASPVRVPGQHPSHYAPRARVVLVEPDKVVQEAELARESGRRVGVFLPADCADTAVRAHAVVRVPGSMTAYARGLYGFLRELDRQGCDLIVASLPVEEGLGPAIANRLRRAAGPRP; from the coding sequence ATGACGAGGGTGACGGCGACAGACAGTGACATCGAGAAGGCGGTCGGTGTGCTGCGCGCCGGCGGCCTGGTGGCCCTCCCGACCGAAACTGTCTACGGATTGGGCGCCGACGCGGAGAATCCCGCCGCCGTCGCGCGCATCTTCCGGGTCAAGGGACGTCCGCCCTCCCACCCGCTGATCGTCCACATCGCCGACGCCGCCCAGCTGGACGACTGGGTCCAGGAAGTACCGCCCGCGGCGCGCCTGCTGGCCGAGCGGTTCTGGCCGGGGCCGCTCACCCTGGTGCTGCGGCGCGGTCCGCGTGTGCCCCTCGAAGCGACCGGCGGACTGGAAACGGTGGCGGTGCGCGTGCCCGACCACCCCGTCGCCCTGGCGCTGCTCACGGCATTCGGCGGCGGCGTCACCGCCCCGTCCGCCAACCGCTTCGGCTCGGTGAGCCCCACCACGGCGGACCATGTCCGTACCGAGCTCGGCGAAGGCGTCGATTTCGTGCTGGACGGCGGGCCGTGCGAGGTGGGCGTCGAATCGACGATCGTCGACACCACGGGCGACGTCCCGGCCATCCTGCGCCCCGGCGGCGTGGCGCGCGAGGACCTCGAAGCGGTGTGGGGACGCCCGTTCGCGGCCCCCGGGGCGAGCCCCGTCCGGGTGCCGGGCCAGCATCCGTCCCACTACGCGCCGCGCGCCCGGGTCGTCCTCGTCGAGCCGGACAAGGTCGTCCAGGAGGCGGAGCTCGCGCGGGAGTCGGGCCGGCGGGTGGGCGTCTTCCTTCCCGCCGACTGCGCGGACACCGCGGTGCGGGCGCACGCCGTGGTACGGGTCCCCGGTTCCATGACCGCCTACGCGCGCGGCCTGTACGGGTTCCTGCGCGAGCTCGACCGGCAGGGGTGCGACCTCATCGTCGCCTCGCTGCCCGTGGAGGAGGGTCTGGGTCCGGCGATCGCCAACCGGCTCCGCCGCGCCGCAGGTCCCCGTCCCTAG
- a CDS encoding FAD-dependent oxidoreductase: protein MTNRHAVVVGAGIGGLTSAVALHRRGWRVTVCERAPEPPVTGAGIGLAPNALRALDAVGVDVSRAIGGAVPASMGVRRPDGRWLTRAGTADMTARYGRAPLAVPRRALTAALAAALPSSAVRHGTEVTGVDDAGGRPRVRTAGGPDLRADLVVAADGIHSPLRRAYFPAHPGLHYLGETAWRTIVDAPDLRIPAMSETWGRGRRFGVTPLVDGRYYLYATAVVPPDTRFADPRTELRQRFGAWHEPIPALLERVGRLDPADVLRNDLYDLAAPLPRLHHGRIAWLGDAAHAMAPNLGQGGCQAIEDAVVLAHLLPAGERTDDVDGADRADHGDAAVQAALAAYTAARRDRTDAVRLRARRVGRLGVLRAPVAVAARDLAVRATPARLALRGMDDLFNGFRLP from the coding sequence ATGACGAACCGTCACGCGGTGGTGGTCGGAGCCGGAATCGGCGGCCTCACGTCCGCCGTCGCGCTGCACCGCCGGGGCTGGCGCGTCACCGTCTGCGAACGCGCCCCCGAACCTCCCGTCACCGGCGCCGGCATCGGCCTCGCCCCCAACGCCCTGCGCGCGCTCGACGCCGTCGGCGTCGATGTCTCCCGCGCGATCGGCGGCGCCGTACCCGCGTCGATGGGCGTACGCCGCCCCGACGGCCGGTGGCTCACCCGGGCGGGCACCGCGGACATGACCGCCCGCTACGGCAGGGCGCCCCTCGCCGTCCCGCGCCGGGCCCTCACCGCCGCCCTGGCAGCCGCTCTGCCGTCATCGGCCGTTCGTCACGGCACCGAGGTGACCGGTGTCGACGATGCCGGGGGCCGACCGCGCGTCCGTACGGCGGGCGGCCCGGACCTTCGGGCCGATCTGGTCGTCGCCGCGGACGGCATCCACAGTCCGCTGCGCCGCGCGTACTTCCCGGCGCACCCCGGGCTGCACTACCTAGGCGAGACGGCCTGGCGGACCATCGTGGACGCCCCTGATCTGCGGATACCGGCCATGAGCGAGACGTGGGGGCGGGGGAGGCGATTCGGCGTGACCCCGCTCGTGGACGGCCGCTACTACCTCTACGCGACCGCGGTCGTCCCGCCGGACACCCGCTTCGCCGACCCGCGCACCGAGCTGCGGCAGCGTTTCGGCGCCTGGCACGAACCCATTCCGGCCCTGCTGGAGCGCGTCGGACGCCTCGATCCCGCCGACGTCCTGCGGAACGACCTCTACGACCTGGCCGCCCCGCTCCCCCGCCTGCACCACGGCCGGATCGCCTGGCTGGGCGACGCGGCCCATGCCATGGCCCCCAATCTCGGCCAGGGCGGCTGCCAGGCCATCGAGGACGCGGTGGTCCTCGCCCATCTGCTGCCCGCCGGAGAGCGCACGGACGACGTGGACGGCGCGGATCGCGCGGACCATGGGGACGCCGCCGTTCAGGCGGCCCTCGCGGCGTACACCGCCGCCCGCCGCGACCGTACCGACGCCGTGCGCCTGCGGGCCCGCCGCGTGGGTCGTCTGGGCGTGCTGCGCGCTCCGGTCGCGGTGGCCGCCCGCGACCTCGCGGTCCGCGCCACCCCGGCCCGGCTGGCCCTGCGCGGCATGGACGACCTCTTCAACGGTTTCCGGCTGCCCTAG
- a CDS encoding STAS domain-containing protein, whose translation MTQLSMNTRTTPAGPVIELAGDLDHHSAVQVRGALPGLAVGEGQQLVIDLAGLTFCDSSGITALIAARNHALAAHATIALAAVPERVTRIFRVVGLDHVFPTHPTAQAAEAAWSPATE comes from the coding sequence GTGACCCAGCTGAGCATGAACACCCGCACCACCCCCGCCGGCCCCGTCATCGAACTCGCCGGAGACCTCGACCATCACAGCGCCGTCCAGGTCCGCGGAGCTCTGCCCGGACTGGCTGTCGGGGAAGGCCAGCAACTCGTCATCGACCTGGCGGGACTCACCTTCTGCGACTCCAGCGGAATCACCGCTCTGATCGCCGCCCGCAACCACGCCCTCGCGGCCCACGCCACCATCGCCCTGGCCGCGGTACCCGAAAGAGTCACCAGGATCTTCCGTGTCGTCGGCCTCGACCACGTCTTCCCCACGCACCCCACCGCACAGGCGGCCGAAGCCGCCTGGTCACCGGCAACGGAATGA
- the puuE gene encoding allantoinase PuuE: protein MSEQQRDLVGYGASPPRAAWPGGARVAVSLVLNYEEGGERNVLEGDPASEGFLHELVGAPPVVGGRELNVESMFAYGSRAGFWRIHRTLLAHGAPLTVYAVGQALARNPEAAKAMGAAGWEVASHGWRWIDYRHVPEEVERADMARSIATIEQLVGRRPVGWYTGRTSPRTRRLVVEEGGFLYDSDDYSDDLPFYVGTDEGQPHLVVPYTLDANDFKFLIVHGFTTADDMLTYLVDTYDTLHAEGADRPRMMSVGMHCRIIGRPGRIRALDGFLEHVARRGGAWIATREQIARHWLAAHPPETP, encoded by the coding sequence GTGTCCGAGCAGCAGCGCGATCTCGTGGGATACGGCGCCTCCCCGCCCCGTGCCGCATGGCCCGGCGGCGCCCGCGTCGCCGTCAGCCTCGTCCTCAACTACGAGGAGGGCGGCGAGCGGAACGTCCTGGAGGGCGACCCCGCATCCGAGGGCTTCCTCCACGAACTCGTCGGCGCACCCCCGGTGGTCGGCGGGCGCGAGCTGAACGTCGAGTCGATGTTCGCCTACGGCTCGCGCGCCGGCTTCTGGCGTATCCACCGCACGCTCCTGGCGCACGGCGCGCCCCTCACCGTGTACGCGGTCGGGCAGGCCCTCGCCCGCAACCCGGAGGCGGCGAAGGCGATGGGTGCCGCGGGCTGGGAGGTGGCGAGCCACGGCTGGCGCTGGATCGACTACCGGCACGTCCCCGAGGAAGTCGAACGCGCCGACATGGCCCGCTCGATCGCGACCATCGAGCAGCTCGTCGGCCGTCGGCCCGTCGGCTGGTACACCGGCCGGACGAGCCCGCGCACGCGCCGCCTCGTCGTCGAGGAGGGCGGATTCCTCTACGACTCCGACGACTACTCGGACGACCTGCCGTTCTACGTCGGGACGGACGAGGGGCAACCGCACCTCGTGGTGCCGTACACCCTCGACGCCAACGACTTCAAGTTCCTGATCGTCCACGGCTTCACGACCGCGGACGACATGCTCACGTATCTCGTCGACACCTACGACACGCTCCACGCCGAGGGCGCCGACCGTCCCCGGATGATGAGCGTCGGCATGCACTGCCGGATCATCGGGCGCCCGGGCCGGATCCGCGCGCTCGACGGGTTCCTGGAACACGTGGCACGGCGCGGCGGAGCCTGGATCGCCACCCGCGAGCAGATCGCACGCCACTGGCTCGCCGCCCACCCGCCGGAGACCCCCTAG
- a CDS encoding PP2C family protein-serine/threonine phosphatase → MFGRGPAFSALLEDSAEDLYENAPCGYLSTLLDGQIAKINTTLLNWLGHRRADLVGRRKFSDLLTVGGRLYHETHFAPLLHMRGEASGIALELKAADGRRIPVLVTSTVKTGGDGRPLLIRTTVFDARDRRAYEEELLRARRESERERERLQQLTSTLQQTLLPPALANVPGLDVAAHYHIASIDEVGGDFYDLFPLAAGAWGLFLGDVCGKGAAAAAVTSLARYTLRAAAVYDPDPAAVLGNLNTVLNHEYNGNDPRFCTVVFGLLTPDEERGGFRMTLASGGHPPALLMRADGTADYLPTPGGQLIGVLPDAHVATTTFHLDPGDTLLLHTDGLTEAHTTTTDEDRYGEEALLALGRELAPTTAEHTVAAIRGLLDGLGTGVDDDTAVLVVSVPSRPDREEPQ, encoded by the coding sequence CTGTTCGGACGAGGACCGGCGTTCTCCGCCCTGTTGGAGGACAGCGCCGAGGACCTGTACGAGAACGCCCCGTGCGGGTACCTGTCCACGCTGCTGGACGGGCAGATCGCCAAGATCAACACCACCCTGCTGAACTGGCTGGGCCACCGGCGGGCGGACCTGGTGGGCAGGAGGAAGTTCTCCGACCTCCTCACCGTCGGCGGCCGCCTGTACCACGAGACGCACTTCGCGCCGCTGCTGCACATGCGGGGAGAGGCCAGCGGCATCGCGCTGGAGCTGAAGGCGGCCGACGGCCGCCGGATCCCGGTGCTGGTGACCTCGACCGTCAAGACCGGCGGGGACGGCCGGCCCCTGCTGATCCGCACCACCGTCTTCGACGCCCGCGACCGGCGCGCCTACGAGGAGGAGCTGCTCCGGGCCCGGCGGGAATCGGAGCGCGAACGCGAACGCCTCCAGCAGCTGACCTCCACCCTCCAGCAGACCCTGCTCCCCCCGGCCCTGGCGAACGTCCCGGGCCTGGACGTGGCCGCCCACTACCACATCGCCTCGATCGACGAAGTCGGCGGCGACTTCTACGATCTGTTCCCCCTGGCCGCCGGCGCCTGGGGCCTGTTCCTGGGCGACGTCTGCGGCAAGGGCGCGGCCGCGGCGGCCGTCACCTCACTGGCCCGCTACACCCTGCGCGCCGCCGCCGTCTACGACCCCGACCCGGCCGCGGTCCTCGGCAACCTCAACACCGTCCTCAACCACGAGTACAACGGCAACGACCCGCGGTTCTGCACCGTCGTCTTCGGGCTGCTCACCCCCGACGAGGAACGGGGCGGCTTCCGCATGACCCTCGCCAGCGGCGGCCACCCCCCGGCCCTGCTGATGCGCGCCGACGGCACCGCCGACTACCTCCCCACCCCCGGCGGACAGCTCATCGGCGTCCTGCCCGACGCCCACGTCGCCACCACCACCTTCCACCTCGACCCGGGCGACACCCTTCTCCTGCACACCGACGGCCTCACCGAAGCCCACACCACCACGACGGACGAGGACCGCTACGGCGAGGAAGCGCTCCTCGCCCTCGGGCGCGAGCTGGCCCCCACCACCGCCGAGCACACCGTCGCCGCGATCCGCGGACTCCTGGACGGCCTGGGCACCGGGGTCGACGACGACACCGCCGTCCTGGTCGTCAGCGTGCCCTCCCGCCCCGACCGTGAAGAGCCGCAGTGA
- a CDS encoding ATP-binding protein, whose amino-acid sequence MQGRYAERERIEQLLADARRGMSGVLLVHGEAGIGKTALLDHAAGRAHGVRVLRVEGIESEMEMAFGGLHQLLLPVMDLAGLLPEPQAAALRSAFGLSGDGVRDRFSVGLAVLTLLSEAAADGPLLCLVDDAQWLDQPSVDMLTFAARRLRAEGVVMLFAVRDGAPGAAVRGLPRMLVEGLDRADAAELVPGLPPYVVDRVVEEARGNPLALIELSAALTPAQRAGRLGPSALPDATAGLPSRLQDGFLEQIRRLPEAAQVVLLVAAADDTGDLTVVLRASGRLGAAVEDLEPAERAGFVLLSGEALRFRHPLVRYAAYQGAPLARRIAAHRALAGALGEAGQAHRRAWHLAAASTGPDEEVAEELERVAEWADRRQAMASASAAYERAAQLTAHPRSRARRLVSAAQRAADAGQDERCGVLADQVPLPLEDPGVAANFARARAVVELGFRRPEEAARILVESADLTGARRPDMVASLLTDAVHAAFSAGNAALIEEIALRSPALPVLAVPARLFGGDVHGGLEAVRALVDMPADGVMDRLMTGIYLQLTGDHRAAREAAAGVVAHCRDQGVSGWLPTALHLLVQTELSLGHHEEASVRAAEALQLAEYYDLAHRAAHLRAALAMPAAVRGEEERVRELTGAASEYTRPRGVGRGTADALWARGVLELGLGRADAALEQLEAAGREVTHPLLRLPLLPDVIEAAVRAGRPERASEAARSLGEWATALGQDALAASARRCLALTGPDDEAEEHFVAALALHDGGSEYDRARTALLYGEWLRRLRRQIDARDQLRAALEGFERLGARPWADRARTELGAAGGETGLTVHEDGPISLLSPQEREVVRLAAAGASNREIGAQLFLSPRTVGHHLYRAFPKLGISSRTELAGLLAS is encoded by the coding sequence GTGCAGGGGCGGTACGCGGAACGGGAGCGGATCGAGCAGTTGCTCGCGGACGCCCGCCGGGGGATGAGCGGTGTCCTGCTGGTGCACGGTGAGGCCGGGATCGGGAAGACCGCCCTGCTCGACCACGCCGCCGGGCGCGCGCACGGGGTGCGGGTGCTGCGGGTGGAGGGCATCGAGTCGGAGATGGAGATGGCCTTCGGTGGGCTGCACCAGCTTCTTCTCCCGGTGATGGATCTGGCCGGCTTGCTGCCGGAGCCCCAGGCGGCCGCGCTGCGGTCGGCGTTCGGCCTGAGCGGTGACGGCGTACGCGATCGCTTCAGCGTCGGGCTCGCGGTTCTCACGCTCCTGTCGGAGGCCGCGGCCGACGGCCCGCTGCTGTGTCTGGTCGACGATGCGCAATGGCTGGACCAGCCGTCGGTGGACATGCTGACCTTCGCCGCGCGCCGGCTCCGGGCCGAGGGCGTGGTCATGCTCTTCGCGGTCCGCGACGGAGCGCCCGGTGCCGCCGTGAGGGGGCTGCCCCGGATGCTGGTGGAGGGCCTGGACCGGGCGGACGCGGCCGAGTTGGTGCCGGGCCTGCCCCCGTACGTCGTGGACCGCGTCGTCGAGGAGGCCCGTGGCAATCCGCTGGCCCTGATCGAACTGTCGGCCGCGCTCACCCCGGCCCAGCGCGCCGGACGGCTCGGCCCGTCCGCGCTGCCCGACGCGACCGCCGGGCTCCCCAGCCGGCTCCAGGACGGCTTCCTGGAACAGATCCGCCGACTGCCCGAGGCCGCCCAGGTGGTGTTGCTGGTGGCCGCCGCCGACGACACGGGGGACCTGACCGTCGTACTGCGTGCGTCGGGCCGGCTCGGCGCGGCGGTCGAGGACCTGGAGCCGGCCGAGCGCGCCGGATTCGTCCTGCTCTCCGGGGAGGCGCTGCGGTTTCGGCACCCGCTGGTGCGGTACGCCGCGTACCAGGGGGCCCCGCTCGCCCGGCGTATCGCCGCGCACCGGGCGCTGGCCGGGGCGCTGGGTGAGGCCGGCCAGGCACACCGGCGTGCCTGGCACCTGGCCGCCGCGTCGACGGGCCCCGACGAGGAGGTCGCCGAGGAGCTGGAACGAGTCGCCGAGTGGGCCGACAGGCGGCAGGCGATGGCATCCGCGTCGGCCGCGTACGAGCGTGCCGCGCAGCTCACGGCCCATCCGCGGTCGCGGGCGCGGCGGCTGGTGTCGGCGGCGCAGCGGGCCGCCGACGCCGGACAGGACGAGCGGTGCGGCGTGCTCGCCGACCAGGTGCCGCTGCCGCTGGAGGACCCGGGCGTCGCAGCGAACTTCGCGCGCGCCCGGGCCGTGGTCGAGCTGGGCTTCCGCAGGCCGGAGGAGGCGGCTCGGATCCTGGTAGAGAGCGCGGACCTGACGGGTGCCCGGCGGCCGGACATGGTGGCTTCGCTGCTGACCGACGCGGTTCACGCGGCGTTCTCCGCGGGGAACGCCGCGCTGATCGAGGAGATCGCGCTCCGCTCCCCCGCGCTGCCCGTGCTCGCCGTACCGGCCAGGCTGTTCGGCGGTGACGTGCACGGCGGGCTGGAGGCGGTCCGCGCCCTCGTCGACATGCCGGCCGACGGCGTGATGGACCGCCTGATGACCGGGATCTACCTGCAGTTGACCGGCGATCACAGGGCGGCCCGGGAGGCGGCCGCCGGAGTCGTCGCGCACTGCCGCGACCAGGGCGTCAGCGGCTGGCTGCCCACCGCGCTGCACCTCCTGGTCCAGACGGAGCTGTCCCTGGGCCACCACGAGGAGGCGTCGGTACGGGCCGCCGAGGCGCTCCAGCTGGCCGAGTACTACGACCTGGCCCACCGGGCCGCCCACCTGCGTGCCGCCCTGGCGATGCCGGCCGCCGTCCGGGGCGAGGAGGAGCGGGTCCGTGAGCTGACCGGCGCGGCGTCGGAGTACACCCGGCCGCGCGGGGTGGGCCGGGGCACGGCGGACGCCCTGTGGGCGCGCGGCGTGCTCGAACTGGGCCTCGGACGGGCGGATGCGGCTCTGGAGCAGTTGGAGGCGGCGGGTCGGGAGGTGACCCACCCGCTGCTCCGCCTGCCTCTGCTGCCGGATGTGATCGAGGCCGCGGTACGGGCCGGCCGCCCGGAGCGGGCCTCGGAGGCGGCCCGGTCGCTCGGGGAGTGGGCGACCGCCCTGGGACAGGACGCCCTCGCGGCGTCGGCCCGCCGCTGCCTGGCGCTGACCGGGCCGGACGATGAGGCCGAGGAGCACTTCGTCGCGGCGCTGGCCCTGCACGACGGCGGGAGCGAGTACGACCGGGCCCGTACGGCGCTGCTGTACGGGGAGTGGCTGCGGCGCCTGCGCCGCCAGATCGACGCCCGGGACCAGTTGCGTGCCGCCCTGGAGGGTTTCGAACGGCTGGGTGCGCGGCCCTGGGCCGACCGGGCCCGTACGGAACTCGGCGCCGCGGGAGGGGAGACCGGGCTGACCGTTCACGAGGACGGGCCGATCAGTCTGCTGAGCCCGCAGGAGCGCGAAGTGGTTCGGCTGGCGGCGGCCGGCGCCAGCAACCGGGAGATCGGCGCCCAGCTGTTCCTGAGCCCGCGCACGGTCGGGCACCACCTCTACCGCGCCTTCCCGAAGCTGGGCATCAGTTCCCGCACCGAGCTCGCCGGCCTGTTGGCCTCATGA